CTGAAGAAGAAGTAAATTTCTGAATTAAAATCTTCAAGTTGTTGATAGATCTTTTTGTGGCTTTAGTGAACAgaatgcagtcatctgcaaacaaTAAGTGGGAGATAGCTGGTCCTGTTTTTGCTGGGATGACTGGTTCAATGATATTCTATGTTGAGAAGCCTGTTAAATCCTTCCATACAAAGAATGAAAAGATATGGAGATATTGCATTACATTGTCTGATCCCTCTTGAAGGAGAGAAGAAATCCATAGGAGTTCCATTAACCAAATTGAGATTTTTGTTGTGCCGATGCAGTGATGAATCAGTTGACACCATTTCTGAGAAAAACCCAAATGACTCATGATTGCTTGCAAGAAGTCCCATTCAATTCTGTCAAATGCTTTGGCCATATCCAACTTAATTCCTACCACTCCCAAGTTAGCTTTAGTAGTCTTCATATATTGCATCATCTCATGTGCAATGATCACATTATCATGGATATTCCTTCCTGGTACATAAGTTGTCTGCCATGGTGAGATGATTTTGTGAAGAATTGGTTTTAATCTGACTGCTAGGATTTTTGTGATGGTTTTATAAGTAATGTTAAACAGGTTTATGGGTCTTAGCTCATTTGGCTTTATgactatttctttttttttggataaggacttgaaatgtttcatctATTGTGCTGGGAAAGAAACCATGTCTGAAATTTTTTTGAATCATTTATGTTACCTCCTTTCCTACTATGCTCCAAGTGTGTTGATAAAAACCTGCCTGGTATCCATCTGGTCCTGGTGCAGCCCAAGCATTGATGCCAAACATTGCTTTCTTTACCTCATCTTCAATTGGAACTTGAGTTAGCTTGCTGTTTTCTTCTTCTGTAACACAATGATTTATGAGCTGAAGAATTTCTGAATCTATACTGTGACTTGTGGAGCAATATATGCTATTGAAGTGATGAGTGAGTAAGGACTCAATTTCTTCTTTGTTAGAAACCCATTAACCATCTTCATTTAATAAAGTATCAATGTGATTCCTTTTCCTTCTGAAGTTAGCCTTAGAATGgaagatcttgttgtttctatcttcTTTCTTTATGAGATTCTCTCTAGACTGTTGATACTGAATAGCTGCTCTTTTGTCATACCAAGAATTTAAAGCAGTTTCAAGTGCCTTAATTTTGCATTTATCTGGAGAGCTTTTACTGttttcttcttggattttcttcTGAGCTTTCTTAATTTCTGTGTTGACATGCCCAAAAACATTGTGGTTCCGTTTTCCCAGAGCTTTTGTAGTAGCTTGAAGTTTTCCTGTGATATTCATGTCCTTGTTTTCTTCTGCATTCCAGCTTTCTTCAATTACTTCTTTACAGTTGGGATGAGATAACCAAACTTGATAGAATCTGTGAACTTTTGGATTTGTTTTGACTATTGTTTGGGTGTGAAGAAGGATAGGAGCATGATCAGATCCATGTGGTACCAGGTTGTTTATGACTGAGTTGGGATAAGAGAGAAACCAGTTGTTGTTGGCTAGGGCTCTGTCAATTCTGGTTTTAACATTTTTTTCTAGGTTTCTCTGATTTGTCCATGTAAAGGGTGAACCTGTGAAAGGAATGTCTCTAAGCCCATGTTTATCTATTGTGTCATGAACAACTTTATAAGAAGGAGATGGGTTTGTGCTGAAGCTCTGCTTTTCTGAAGAATGTAATGTGATGTTAAGGTCTCCCAATATAAACCATGGTATTGAGAGATTTTCTCCCAAATCTTGAATGAAATGCCattgttcttctctttctctattGTGATGGGAACCATATTTGCAAGATAGCATCAATTTCTTGTCTTGAATTTGAGAACATACAGTTAGATGCATCATGTTTTTGGAAGTATGTAAAATATTTACACCTAATCCATCTTTCCACAAAAGTGCAAGACCTCCAGATTTTCCTATGTTCTCCTGACATTTTATGTTTGGATAACCTAAATGAGCTAGAAATTTTATAACTTTTTCTGGCTTATTTTTGGTTTCAGATAAAAAGACAATGTCAGGGTTATAATTAAAGATGCAATCATTTAAATGATGTCTGGTTATTTTATTTCCAATATCCTGGACATTCCAGGCTAGCACTTTCATTTTTTTGTGTCTTGAGAAGTGTCTAATAATGCACAAGTCTAATTGGCAAAACAAGAAATTCCGAGCAGAGAAATTAAAGGAAATTTGTTTGACTATtttatagaattttttttttttattttgagttaAAAGAGATTTTTTGAAAGTGATGTATACCTGATCATTCTGCCATCCATGATTTTCCTGATTTTGAGCAATGTGGATGTCCCAATCTCCTTGCTCATTGTTGTACATTTGCTTGTAGTATGCTTCATTATCTTCTACGGTGTTGCTGGCTTCTTGATCTTCATTCTGATCTACATAGCTGGCTTGAGATGTGCTGCCATACTCTCTAGTTCTTTTCCTCTTTCTTGCATTTGTGCACTCGTTCTTCGTTATTCATTAATCATTGGAAAACCTTGCTTGCCACCTAAATTGCGCCACATTACATTTGCATAATCtccttatcattttttttttgttttgaaaaagatAATCTCCTTACCATGTGTAATTAAGATTATGGCGATCTCCATACCTGGTACATTACCTTGATGTATCCCAGGTAAACTCCAGCTGTTTCCCAGGTACCTATGAGATCGCTTCATAGATGTATCGGTATCTGGTGTCAAGGGAGTGTAAGACTTGATGAAACAGGATGGTGCGAATGCTGTAACGCTTTTTCTGAGAAGGAGATAACGACACGTTTGCATTACAATTAGTCGTTTGGTATTAGATAGGAATTCAGAGGTGTGTTCGCATTTGCTGAATTCTCTTTCTGCACCAACAATGGCACAAGCTCAGGTCGTCTCACCCTCTCTCTACTGTAATTCTCTATCCCTCCCTCGCTCTCTCCAGTTTTGTAATTTGAGAATACCCTGTCCTTAATTTCTTCTTTTGCAGATGTTAATGCTCTGAAATCGACAACCCAAACACGAGCTGCTGTAACACGAATTCCATTATCCAGTTTAGCAAGCGGTGCGGGTTCTTTCACCCAAGGATGCTCTCCTCTTTGTAAGTATTGTTGGTAACTTTCTTCTAATTTCTCCATTTTTCTGCTCCCACCATTACAGTGTTTTTTCAAGCTCACTCAGCCTTTTCCCAATGTATTTTTTCCTACCACCGAAGTTGTCAATCTGGTAGAATGGATTTTTACTTATTAAATTGTTTGTAAGCTGATAAATAATGAAGTTATGTAGTTAAGAGCAGGTGTAATGGATATAATTTTCCCCTTTTTATGTCAATTTGCTTGCTTAGGTCAGTGGATTCAGTTTAGACTGAAATTTTAATTATTAAACTTCATTCGTGCTTGATTCTCGAAAATTTGAGCGATGTAATCACATAAATGACAATGGCTTAGTTTGTTAAGACCATTGTGAATGTTATACTTAATTGCATTACAATTAGTCGTGTTTCTAGCTGGGCATGATAAGAGTTTGACGTGTTTCTAGCTATATGTGAATAAGAAGATTCCACCCAGGGACTATGAACATAGGAATGTAATGGGTGTGTTTGGAGACAATTAATAAATTTGTTGTTCCATAAATAGATTCACTGTTTCTGTTTGCTAACTGTTCTTGCTCAAATTCACGTTTTGGATACTAGTTTGACTCGTTGATTAACAGGCGaattgtataatttttttttattccagTGGTATGGAAGGTTTCATGTCAAAGGAAGCCTGAATTAAGATCAAAATCAGTTTCTATTAGAAGTGAACAAAGTGCAAAAGATGACAATGGTTTGGCTGTATGGCTTGGACGGTTTGCAATGATTGGGTTTGCAGTTGCTCTCACAGTCGAAATATCAACAGGCAAAGGACTTTTAGAGGTATTAAGGAGCTTCGTAAGTTGTTCTTTTTTAAGTTATTAATTTGCAAAGTTTGGTACTCTTTTATATCTGTTGTATGATATTCAAGTCCTTGATTTTTATTCGTAAGAGTGGATAAATTTTGGTGATTGGATTTCTGTTTACAAGAGTGTTTTCGTTTTGGAGGAATACTGTTTGAacataagaaaccatttaaacTGATTGTGCAGAATTTTGGACTTCTGACACCATTACCGACAGTAGCATTGGGGGTTACAGCTTTGGTGGGAGTTCTAAcagcaatatttattttccaatctGCCTCTAGCGATTGATTAATGGTGAGGTTCTTATGTATGATACCGAGACTACTTGTTAAGAGTAAATACATGTAAGTTATTTCCGTGCATTCTTATTCATGTACTGATTTTGGGTGTGAAAAAAGAACCTACGCTACCTAAGAACTTATCGCAGGAAAAGGTGCATTTGTCTCTCATTCCGTGGTGTAGTGTCTTCATATTGCAGTGTTATGTTGCCCATGAAGTATGGATGTAACTTTTTGTCAGAATTCCTCAATTTTAGGTGTGATATTTCTAACCAAATGAAACTCATATAACCACTCTTCCATAGCAATTGACACAGCATGCATGAGTATGATATGTATTTGCAGTGTATGTTAAAGCAAACACTAGAATGATGAAACTCTATCTCAACCAGGAAAACCAGTGTATCGTGCGTGAGCCAGATAATACAACAGTTCATTCATATAAACACCAGTATGGTAAAGTGATTTACTTTAATCTTAAGGAATATCAACATCTCTCAACTGATAATCGTATAAGTAAAAGTACAAACAATAAGACCTCCTGGAATACAAGGAAAAGGAGGAAAATATTGTAATCTCCCATAAAAAGAAGTAACGAGTACAAAACATGCAGTCATAATATGAAATGATCTTGCATGATACTGTATTCTTTAGATCCGTGTCACTCCAGAAAGCAATGCAATCCCCAATCGCTCATCATATCTTAGTTCTCTACAGATGTCTGCTTTTGTTAACTTTCCCCGTGGAACTATACTTTCAAACTGTTCGACCGTGCAGTTGATATCTACAGAACATCCTTTTGATATGCTTGTCAAGTCTTTCCCATATgtttctagtagtttccgaaccAATGGAAAAGAAAGATAAAACAATGGGAGCTCATATATGTTTTTTTCTACGTACACAAGAAACGAACCGTTCATGATATTATTCGTACCTAATTGCGgcaatgttgatgatgatgtgattaaaaCCGAGTACTATCACGGCCAGCCGAAACGATTGTATGCAGTAAACAAGACAATGAACCAAATAAGTATAACTGTAATTTCTATATCTCAAATAAGACCTGACAACATCTTTTAAATAGGCAAAGATCATAAAGAATCCTATTAGAACTCTTAAAACCTATTCCTTTTGTAATTAGACTTTTGAGTAGGAAAAACCCTTACTAAAAAGAGTGAAAAACCTCTCAAGAATCCTAGATAACCAAAATACTGAAAGTAAAGCTACTATATTTCTGATTCCCTGCTGTAACAGGTATTCCTATTCCTACCAAGAAGGGCCTACGCAGCAGTGTTGCAACCTTTAGATTCTACCATGAGTTTTGTTTTCTCCAGTTGATGTTTATGATGACTTTACCTATTCATCTTTTCGTCCTTTGAATTTGTCAAGCACGTCGCACCACCTAGAAATTCCCTACACATTCTGGTAATGCTAACGAGAATATATACTATGGGAAATTTGAAGGTatggataaataaataaataaaaagtaattGAGGGAGAGGTTTTTGTAGTTGGGGTGTATATGCAGTTTGATTTGGTTCATTCAGAGATTTAACAATGGCCATAATGGCTGCATGCGACGTGCACTCTACTGGGGTAAATGCCGTTATCAAAGATTGATAGGCCACCAGCCCACCACGATGACTTCCAGTTCTAGAGTGCCAAGAGCCttttttttcccaatttttcCCTCACTAATTTTAAGGCCGTGAGGAACTCTGCTTCGAAATTTACCGCTAGTGCTGCTGCTACATTTGAGCTTCTGAATTTGTTGAAATGTACATGTATGGAGGCTAATGAGCGCCTGCGTTTGTTAAAATGGAACATGTATGGAGACTAATGATGTAGCATTACACGGTTATTATTACAAGATATCAAAAGCCTTCTCAATTGCTTTGATGACAAGATCAGCTACATCCTGACCAAACAATCTTGGTAAACTAGAAGCAAGATCCATCTCAACTGTCTTTTTCTTAACCAAAACATCTCTTTTCTTCAATTCAACCTTCTCCGATTCATCTACTCCTCTTTCTATACGAACACACTGATTTAACCAAACCTCCAACATATCCTTAGCAATTGGTCCAACATGATCCTGAATAATCTCTTGCAGACGTGCAGCTCCACCTGATTCACAGTCAATAGTAACGGATATAGCTGTAGGAGATGAGAGAGCTCGAAtgtataatgaagaagaaatgtaaGGTCGGATTTCTGATATTTCCAGCAGTTTCTTCCTAAGTTCATCCAAATGGGTTTCTTCGTAAAATGTTTTTAGGTACTCAGCACTGATCACTAGATCCTTCCGAGGTGGTAAATCGAGAATCAAAATGAGTGATTTCGGAGAGTTTTGAAGGAATTCGATGAGAAAACGTGGTGCATCTGTTTTGCTGTTGAGATAAGCAGTGAGTGTTGAAATATCCAATGCTCCTCCATTTGGAAGTCCACAATGAATCCAACTTCCAAGTATACAATCCACCTGCAattatttataaaaataaaaatgaaaatctaATCGAAGGGTTGTAATTACTGGTTTAATGTAAGAAAAGATGGTGGAATTTGTGAACATACCAGTGAATTGTTAGTGCCGGACCTGATAAGAAGAGTACCTTGAGAAGTAGCTGAGCTGTTCTGGAAGTATTGAACTTCAGGGGGGAGAGAAGAAGGGAGAAGATCAGGTGAAAGGGTATTCTCCATTTTTGAAACTAAGTCTACCATGAGATTTTTGTTTGAGATTGAAAGATGAGGAAAATCCATGAATTTTGGATGGTTGGTTTGTGGTGTGTCCATGGGTGAGGCTGAGGAAGTGATGATAATGGAGTTATGTTTAGTTTTTGAGATTCTTGATAATGGTGGTGGAGAAAGAGGAAGACGGAAAGGGTGTATAAATTGGTGGGTGAGAACAACCATTTGATCTTCTTTTTAGCTTTTCTGTTTTGCAATAAGAACTCAGTTCTCAGTTATTGCAGCCAGAAAGGGAAGATATTTATGTGGACACTAATTTTTTCTAGCAATAGCTAACACAGTAATGGTGCGGTCAATACCCCCAAGAGAATGAATCATGATTTTGGGCATACATAAATCTTATTAGGCATtttaataaagacaaaaaagatgtgaaataaaaaaatcagaaactcccttaaccaattttttttaatgacaaatctgcccttttaggattagtgttaatactaatgattagttaaaataattctaattagtgattagtgattagttttaagattatttagttataaatttgtgtagatgaaaatttttgagtaagaaaaaaaagttagttttttttttgagaaggagaagggaaaaatgagaaaaaagcttgtatttgattcaatggatgaggagggtacacttctatcttatgtttaatctcacttttgtagcttaaaatcataaaaagtttgtgtttttcactaaggttcggcgagtctggaatatgttcggcttaatatatcagccgaacccacctggatattgacaactaatgaacagttcggcaagctgaaagtgttattattatgagccgaaccaactagttcggcttgtttaaaaatgtcacaatgagccgaacctaatcctgtgtgatctggaagaaaaattacgtgaggttcggcttatattgagaAAATCGTAAGCGCTGAACCTTTTGGTAGTACATGATTCGGCTATTTACAtaagccgaacctcgtaaatgtgataattgttggggtaagaattttgtattggttcggcacataatgtgaatatcgtaatagccgaacctcgtaaatgtgctaggttcggcacatattatgattttcgaatacgccgaacccctatgcatctctatctgtgactaggttcggcttgaaatttcatgaaatttcatgccgaactgttcatatacacttacaggaagcttctgtgaagaacagttcggctaaaaacgcagctcaattttgagccgaaccgaacaccgtaaccgtcatttaatcgatgaaaaacaacaaataggagattgggtttgtaaaacttacttttttatcctcatttccggagttggagatgcagttggttcaatttctggttcaattggtggttgattttcagtttctacaccttcatcttcaattggttcttattcTTCAATtaatggattagaagacgatttggtttgcctagtccctgtttttctttgtacgagtcattatgtagttgagtttaatcgacgatcaaatttttacgaatcgacaattaatcacggtgatgaattttctttttcgcgggaggggaagagttcggctagaggaggaagaagaagagatgttaagggaaactgattttgatattttagaaaactgatttttgatttttgtattaagggtataaaggtaattgaactacccatagggtaccccttataaggtcatccAAGTTAGgattattgttttgtatgcctaataagatttcaGCATGCCCAAAATCATGATCCAAGAGAATCTTTTTCAATCACAAGGGTTGTTCAAAATGCAACATGCAATTATGAAAGAATCCTCTTATTGGGCTGCACCCATTTGGGTTTTAGGGGCTTTATAGGATTCTAGTATCCTAAAATTTGTTAGGGGGAGACCTAATTCGTGTTAAAAGTCAGATTTACCATTTAATTATTCTTATTACCTGAAATCAAAATTATTTTAAAGCTGAAAAACCAAAATTAATCACTAACCTctttatctcttcttcttctcaaaaacaaacaacaaaacaaaacctatgatcaaatttttgatttttttttgttcaaatattcatcgatttctgattttttttatgaAGGTTGATTCTGAAGATGACAAGATCAGGATGATTTCAATTGAATCCACCATCAATTGGTTATGATTCTAATGTTTATGAAGGTGTTGAACCACAAATTATGTCCAAACACCAGTAAATCCTCCAGAATGTTAAGAATCAA
This DNA window, taken from Papaver somniferum cultivar HN1 chromosome 3, ASM357369v1, whole genome shotgun sequence, encodes the following:
- the LOC113356880 gene encoding stress enhanced protein 1, chloroplastic-like isoform X1 produces the protein MAQAQVVSPSLYYVNALKSTTQTRAAVTRIPLSSLASGAGSFTQGCSPLLVWKVSCQRKPELRSKSVSIRSEQSAKDDNGLAVWLGRFAMIGFAVALTVEISTGKGLLEVLRSFNFGLLTPLPTVALGVTALVGVLTAIFIFQSASSD
- the LOC113356880 gene encoding stress enhanced protein 1, chloroplastic-like isoform X2, whose translation is MAQAQVVSPSLYYVNALKSTTQTRAAVTRIPLSSLASGAGSFTQGCSPLLVWKVSCQRKPELRSKSVSIRSEQSAKDDNGLAVWLGRFAMIGFAVALTVEISTGKGLLENFGLLTPLPTVALGVTALVGVLTAIFIFQSASSD
- the LOC113356881 gene encoding red chlorophyll catabolite reductase-like; the encoded protein is MVVLTHQFIHPFRLPLSPPPLSRISKTKHNSIIITSSASPMDTPQTNHPKFMDFPHLSISNKNLMVDLVSKMENTLSPDLLPSSLPPEVQYFQNSSATSQGTLLIRSGTNNSLVDCILGSWIHCGLPNGGALDISTLTAYLNSKTDAPRFLIEFLQNSPKSLILILDLPPRKDLVISAEYLKTFYEETHLDELRKKLLEISEIRPYISSSLYIRALSSPTAISVTIDCESGGAARLQEIIQDHVGPIAKDMLEVWLNQCVRIERGVDESEKVELKKRDVLVKKKTVEMDLASSLPRLFGQDVADLVIKAIEKAFDIL